A genome region from Alteripontixanthobacter maritimus includes the following:
- a CDS encoding DUF1465 family protein — protein sequence MANPANISGSIIETLYCEALVLADEVRTTFDLQPIESAGPCGDPLRAALSEEGLRTTTRMMHVLAWLLNHRAYFAGEMTEAQLQRHGKLPHDRMSDAANLARFDKSIQRLIEDTHRLHARAMRIDEGWRREFSLHTAEIHQLRERLGRALANARQSG from the coding sequence ATGGCAAATCCTGCGAACATCAGCGGTTCGATCATAGAAACCCTTTATTGCGAGGCGCTTGTGCTCGCTGACGAGGTGCGCACGACCTTCGATCTTCAGCCCATAGAAAGCGCTGGACCGTGCGGCGATCCGCTGCGTGCGGCGCTGTCGGAAGAGGGGCTGCGGACCACCACACGGATGATGCATGTACTAGCCTGGCTGCTCAATCACCGGGCCTATTTCGCAGGCGAGATGACCGAGGCGCAATTGCAGCGTCACGGCAAATTGCCGCATGACCGGATGTCGGACGCAGCCAATCTGGCGCGCTTCGACAAATCCATTCAGCGTTTGATCGAAGACACGCACCGCCTGCACGCCCGGGCGATGCGGATCGACGAGGGCTGGCGGCGCGAGTTCTCCCTGCATACGGCGGAAATTCACCAATTGCGGGAGCGATTGGGCAGAGCCCTTGCGAATGCGCGCCAATCGGGCTGA
- a CDS encoding DMT family transporter, translating into MFYGGYGRYVGNAITSAKNEGPSTSQPKLRGWLLLAALLGGNIALALGPWSVRLAESGPVSAGFWRLFLALPFLALIARASGQKLSGIPRRTLALVALGSVAFALDLASWHIGIERTRLGNATLFGNAGSIVLLFWGFILARSLPRGGEWLAIGCALAGAGILMGRSAEISTDTLVGDLFCLTAGLLYAVYLVTLQDARASIGGWSLLVWVCIFGSPVLLTVALIAGEPVWPGNTLEAWTPLVALFVLSQLIGQGLLVFAMRHFPPLVIGLALLTQPAVAALYGYGVFGEGLSVVDIVGMVLLGGALVLAKGTERKSALPPRP; encoded by the coding sequence ATGTTTTACGGCGGTTATGGCCGGTATGTGGGCAATGCAATCACCTCTGCCAAGAATGAAGGGCCTTCCACGTCACAACCAAAGCTTCGCGGCTGGCTGCTGCTGGCCGCCTTGCTGGGCGGGAACATCGCGCTGGCGCTGGGGCCATGGTCGGTCCGGTTGGCGGAAAGCGGCCCGGTTTCGGCAGGGTTCTGGCGATTGTTCCTGGCCCTGCCGTTCCTGGCGTTGATCGCCCGCGCATCGGGGCAAAAGCTGAGCGGAATCCCGCGCCGCACACTGGCACTGGTGGCATTGGGTAGCGTGGCCTTTGCGCTCGATCTGGCGAGCTGGCACATCGGGATCGAGCGCACCAGGCTGGGCAACGCCACGTTGTTCGGCAATGCAGGCAGCATCGTGTTGCTGTTTTGGGGCTTCATCCTCGCCCGCAGCCTGCCGCGCGGCGGCGAGTGGCTGGCGATTGGTTGCGCGCTGGCCGGGGCGGGCATCCTGATGGGCCGATCGGCAGAAATTTCGACCGATACGCTGGTGGGCGATCTGTTCTGTCTGACAGCGGGGCTGCTCTATGCCGTCTATCTTGTGACTTTGCAGGACGCGCGCGCCAGCATTGGCGGGTGGAGCCTGCTGGTATGGGTGTGCATTTTCGGTTCGCCGGTGCTGCTGACGGTGGCCCTGATCGCTGGCGAGCCAGTGTGGCCGGGCAATACGTTGGAGGCATGGACTCCGCTCGTCGCATTATTCGTGCTGAGCCAGCTGATTGGACAGGGTCTGCTGGTGTTCGCCATGCGGCATTTCCCGCCGCTCGTCATCGGGCTGGCGCTGCTGACCCAGCCGGCTGTCGCGGCGCTTTATGGATATGGCGTGTTCGGCGAAGGGCTGAGCGTAGTCGACATCGTGGGCATGGTCTTGCTGGGCGGTGCGCTGGTATTGGCCAAGGGGACCGAACGCAAATCCGCCCTGCCACCGCGCCCCTAA
- a CDS encoding DUF2254 domain-containing protein has protein sequence MINRIRSAFQAINASYWFFPALFAVLAVALALITIELDRNGWASMLDEIPWLERARPDGASNMLTVIAGSMIGVASTVFSITIAAVAYASGNYGPRLLTNFMENRGNQLSLATFIGTFVYAITVLRVVRAEDEATLFAVESDSLPGFVPQLSLLVAYVLMAISIMVLVYFLNHIPASIRINSVLEGIGDRLIRDIKTNYDRPSHGHVEMREPSGRAVAATETGYIQFIDYEALESIAQDAGGHLSLNVRPGDFVHPKVPMAMWDDEDDLDDLHDQDVRAAFTLGGMRTPAQDLHFLLDELVEIGLRALSPGINDPFTAITAIHWLGAATAELGRRDLTRSFGGADDASDDRLVLSNDDFAHYVRRGFGAMRPGTATSPAAALVTFDTIIAASSTLNDETRHAVLVREGDQLMRQAETHLKGPDLEVVEARYQKFKITMAD, from the coding sequence ATGATCAACCGCATCCGTAGTGCGTTTCAGGCTATCAATGCCAGCTACTGGTTCTTTCCTGCGTTGTTCGCCGTGCTCGCAGTAGCGCTGGCGCTGATAACAATCGAACTCGATCGCAATGGCTGGGCGTCGATGCTGGACGAAATCCCGTGGCTGGAGCGCGCTCGTCCCGACGGGGCCAGCAACATGCTGACGGTGATCGCAGGCTCCATGATCGGGGTTGCTTCCACCGTCTTTTCCATCACGATTGCGGCCGTGGCCTATGCCAGCGGCAATTACGGCCCGCGCCTGCTGACCAATTTCATGGAAAACCGCGGCAACCAGTTGAGCCTGGCCACGTTCATCGGCACGTTCGTTTACGCCATTACAGTACTGCGCGTCGTGCGGGCAGAGGACGAGGCGACCCTGTTTGCCGTGGAAAGCGATTCTCTGCCCGGTTTCGTGCCGCAATTGTCGCTGCTGGTGGCGTATGTCCTGATGGCCATTTCCATCATGGTCCTGGTCTATTTCCTCAATCATATTCCGGCCTCGATTCGCATCAATTCCGTGCTGGAGGGGATCGGAGACCGCCTGATCCGCGATATTAAGACCAATTACGACCGCCCTTCGCACGGGCATGTGGAAATGCGCGAGCCAAGTGGACGTGCGGTGGCAGCGACGGAAACGGGTTACATCCAGTTCATCGATTACGAGGCGCTGGAAAGCATCGCACAGGATGCGGGCGGCCATCTCAGCCTGAATGTCAGGCCGGGCGACTTCGTGCACCCCAAGGTCCCCATGGCGATGTGGGACGACGAGGATGATCTAGACGATCTGCACGATCAGGATGTGCGAGCAGCCTTCACCCTTGGCGGGATGCGCACCCCTGCGCAGGATCTGCATTTCCTGCTCGACGAACTGGTAGAAATCGGTCTGCGCGCATTAAGTCCTGGTATCAACGACCCCTTCACCGCAATCACGGCGATCCATTGGCTGGGCGCGGCAACGGCCGAGCTCGGACGGCGGGATCTTACCCGCAGCTTCGGCGGGGCGGACGATGCCAGCGACGACCGCTTGGTGCTGTCCAACGACGATTTCGCGCATTACGTTCGCCGCGGCTTTGGCGCGATGCGACCGGGTACGGCGACCAGTCCGGCGGCGGCCTTGGTGACGTTCGACACGATCATCGCGGCCTCCTCCACGCTGAACGACGAAACGCGCCACGCGGTACTGGTGCGCGAAGGCGACCAGTTGATGCGGCAGGCGGAAACGCATCTGAAAGGCCCCGATCTGGAAGTGGTTGAGGCCCGCTATCAGAAGTTCAAAATCACGATGGCCGATTAG
- a CDS encoding DUF2254 family protein, translated as MAQNTPLNGLNAWLKHRLVANYWSLPLVAVVAAPLVAAIALWMDQSFAAAWLDQRGWSPVATADTAQEIAGISVGISAAFISLYFSITLIVLTLATGNLGVRLIDRWLDKGLVRLSMSGLAFSLVYSLVVLARIDGDAALADTPLLALSGIILVQIVNVAMLGAALHDLGRTMFVDRSIAHIGKEAGSIALPIVGRDAFTGEFGFTLTAPREGYVEGIDLDRIRHLLGDDGMHVRFCAPPGEHVLEGETLAMFEREPKNVAKIQRAIAIGDYRSSAQSTVFQVRLLVEVATRAMSPGINDFYTALACVDRITCAMAGQSESWVDDSAMPAYATHHRFEVPEQDFKGLFDHPLDALRQSAAGYPAVTIRMIEKVDRLLVRLDAHDRPVQLSAYLRRKMRELAEHATARAEFPRDADDIRAAFARLDDHHPHLEAAA; from the coding sequence TTGGCTCAGAACACACCGCTTAACGGGCTGAATGCGTGGCTCAAACACCGGCTGGTAGCCAATTACTGGTCCCTGCCATTGGTCGCGGTTGTGGCTGCGCCTTTGGTCGCGGCTATTGCGCTGTGGATGGACCAGTCCTTTGCTGCCGCCTGGCTGGACCAGCGGGGGTGGAGCCCTGTCGCGACAGCCGATACGGCGCAGGAAATTGCCGGAATTTCGGTCGGTATTTCGGCTGCTTTCATTTCGCTCTATTTCTCGATCACGCTGATCGTCCTGACTCTGGCAACGGGCAATCTCGGGGTCAGACTGATCGACCGCTGGCTGGATAAGGGGCTGGTGCGGTTGTCGATGTCGGGCCTTGCTTTCAGCCTCGTCTATTCGCTGGTGGTGCTCGCCCGCATCGATGGCGATGCGGCACTGGCCGATACGCCGTTGCTTGCGCTGTCGGGCATCATCCTCGTGCAGATCGTCAACGTCGCCATGCTAGGCGCGGCGCTGCACGATCTGGGGCGGACGATGTTCGTGGACCGCTCCATCGCGCATATCGGTAAGGAAGCGGGTTCGATCGCGCTGCCGATAGTGGGACGCGATGCGTTCACCGGCGAATTCGGGTTCACCCTGACCGCACCGCGCGAAGGGTATGTCGAGGGGATCGATCTCGACCGGATCCGCCACTTGCTGGGCGATGACGGAATGCACGTGCGGTTTTGTGCGCCGCCTGGCGAGCATGTGCTCGAAGGCGAGACGCTTGCCATGTTCGAGCGCGAGCCGAAGAATGTCGCAAAGATACAGCGGGCTATCGCCATCGGCGATTACCGGTCCAGCGCGCAGTCAACTGTCTTCCAAGTGCGCCTGCTTGTGGAAGTCGCGACCCGCGCGATGTCGCCCGGTATCAACGATTTCTACACCGCGCTCGCCTGTGTGGACCGAATTACCTGCGCCATGGCGGGCCAAAGCGAAAGCTGGGTCGATGACAGCGCGATGCCTGCCTACGCTACGCACCACAGGTTCGAAGTACCGGAACAGGATTTCAAGGGGCTGTTCGATCATCCGCTGGACGCGTTGCGCCAGTCGGCCGCAGGCTATCCCGCCGTCACGATCCGTATGATCGAAAAGGTGGATCGCCTGCTCGTCAGGCTGGACGCGCATGACCGCCCGGTCCAGCTTTCTGCCTACTTGCGCAGAAAAATGCGCGAATTGGCAGAACACGCCACGGCGCGGGCCGAGTTCCCGCGCGATGCCGACGATATCCGCGCCGCATTTGCGCGGCTTGACGATCACCACCCTCATCTGGAAGCTGCCGCATGA
- a CDS encoding MBL fold metallo-hydrolase has protein sequence MNAPEKPWPTGTSEMLEPLVRRVLAPNPSPYTYTGTQTYIVGAGASVAVIDPGPADTRHIEALMLALGDSRIEAIMCTHTHRDHSPAAKPLAERTGAPVIGCAPLVIEDDKPDGRRRADAPFDRTYAPDTVLADGESVTGPDFTITAVATPGHTSNHLCFALEQSGALFTGDHVMGWSTSVIVPPDGDMSDYMASLQKLQDRADTVYYPAHGPQVDKPQQLVRGMMGHRRQRERQILRLIEAEPQAIPAMVPQMYKGLDPRLTGAAEMSVEAHLIDLEQRGVVSRSGGIWQTIP, from the coding sequence ATGAACGCACCGGAGAAACCCTGGCCGACAGGCACCAGCGAAATGCTGGAACCGCTGGTGCGCCGGGTGCTGGCGCCCAACCCCTCGCCGTACACCTATACCGGCACGCAGACCTATATAGTTGGGGCGGGTGCGAGTGTGGCGGTGATTGATCCCGGACCCGCCGATACCCGCCATATCGAGGCGCTGATGCTGGCGCTGGGTGACAGCCGGATCGAGGCGATCATGTGCACCCATACGCACCGCGACCACTCGCCCGCCGCAAAGCCGCTGGCCGAACGGACCGGCGCGCCCGTGATCGGCTGCGCTCCGCTCGTGATCGAGGATGATAAACCCGATGGCAGGAGGCGCGCCGACGCGCCGTTCGACCGAACCTACGCGCCCGACACCGTGCTGGCCGATGGCGAAAGCGTGACGGGCCCGGATTTCACTATCACCGCAGTCGCCACGCCGGGTCACACGTCCAACCATTTGTGTTTCGCGCTGGAGCAATCGGGCGCGCTGTTTACCGGCGATCACGTGATGGGCTGGTCCACCAGCGTAATCGTGCCGCCCGATGGCGATATGTCGGATTACATGGCCAGCTTGCAGAAACTGCAGGACCGTGCCGACACAGTCTATTACCCGGCCCATGGTCCGCAAGTGGACAAGCCGCAGCAGCTGGTGCGCGGTATGATGGGCCACCGCCGCCAGCGCGAGCGCCAGATCTTGCGCCTGATCGAAGCTGAACCACAGGCAATCCCGGCGATGGTGCCGCAAATGTACAAGGGCCTCGACCCGCGACTGACCGGAGCTGCGGAAATGAGCGTCGAGGCGCATCTTATCGATCTGGAACAGCGCGGCGTTGTCAGCCGTTCGGGGGGCATATGGCAAACGATACCCTGA
- a CDS encoding DUF465 domain-containing protein: MVSSQGNAYSNAHSETLRSRHAGLETKLARELSRPAPDEAMMREIKKQKLKIKQQLSTG, from the coding sequence ATGGTATCGTCCCAAGGCAATGCTTACTCCAACGCTCATTCAGAAACGCTGCGTTCCAGGCACGCCGGCCTCGAAACGAAACTGGCGCGCGAATTGAGCAGGCCTGCCCCGGACGAAGCCATGATGCGTGAGATCAAGAAGCAGAAGCTGAAGATCAAACAGCAATTGTCCACCGGCTGA
- a CDS encoding YdcH family protein, whose product MTEPELRKLLAALMTEHRDLDAAINALTQSGSTDQLQIARLKKRKLALRDQIAFVEDELVPDIIA is encoded by the coding sequence GTGACCGAACCGGAACTGCGCAAGCTGCTCGCCGCATTGATGACCGAACACCGCGACCTGGATGCTGCGATCAACGCGCTGACGCAAAGTGGATCGACCGACCAGTTGCAGATCGCCCGGCTTAAGAAACGCAAGCTGGCACTGCGCGACCAGATAGCGTTTGTCGAAGACGAACTGGTGCCCGATATCATCGCCTGA
- the nadA gene encoding quinolinate synthase NadA, with protein MSAETKPRAGTDLLDEINRLRKEKNAIILAHYYQTADIQDLADFVGDSLQLSQMAAETDADVIVFCGVKFMADTAKILSPDKIVVLPDMDAGCSLEDSCPPDKFRAFREKHPDHIALTYINCSTEVKALSDVIVTSSSAETILQQIPKDQKIIFGPDRHLGGYLSRKFDREMLLWPGVCIVHEAFSETELLKLKQQHPDAPVAAHPECPPTILDHADYVGSTSGILQFAETFTGDTLIVATEPHIIHQMEKALPDKTFIGAPGADGNCACNICPYMALNTMEKLYTCLRDLEPRIEIEEGLRLRAKKSLDAMLEMAAGTIGQGDLGKV; from the coding sequence ATGAGCGCCGAAACGAAGCCGCGCGCAGGCACCGACCTGCTGGATGAGATCAACCGCCTCCGCAAGGAGAAGAACGCGATCATCCTGGCGCATTACTACCAGACGGCGGACATCCAGGACCTTGCCGATTTTGTAGGCGATTCGCTTCAGCTAAGCCAGATGGCGGCGGAAACCGACGCCGATGTGATCGTATTCTGCGGCGTTAAGTTCATGGCCGATACGGCCAAGATTCTTTCCCCCGACAAGATCGTGGTGTTGCCCGACATGGACGCGGGCTGTTCGCTTGAAGACAGCTGCCCGCCAGACAAGTTCCGGGCGTTCCGCGAAAAGCACCCCGACCACATTGCGCTGACCTACATCAATTGCTCGACCGAAGTGAAGGCGCTGTCGGACGTAATCGTCACCAGTTCCAGCGCGGAAACCATCCTGCAGCAAATTCCCAAGGACCAGAAGATCATCTTCGGTCCCGACCGGCATCTGGGCGGCTATCTCAGCCGCAAGTTCGACCGCGAGATGCTGCTATGGCCGGGCGTCTGCATCGTGCACGAGGCGTTTTCGGAAACCGAGCTGCTCAAGCTGAAGCAGCAGCATCCCGACGCGCCGGTCGCAGCGCATCCCGAATGCCCGCCGACCATCCTCGATCACGCGGATTACGTCGGTAGCACCAGCGGCATCCTGCAATTTGCCGAGACTTTCACCGGCGATACGCTGATCGTGGCGACCGAGCCGCATATCATTCACCAGATGGAAAAGGCGCTGCCGGACAAGACTTTCATCGGCGCGCCGGGCGCAGACGGCAATTGCGCCTGCAATATCTGCCCGTACATGGCGCTTAACACGATGGAGAAGCTTTACACCTGCCTGCGCGACCTGGAACCGCGCATCGAGATCGAGGAGGGCCTGCGCCTGCGCGCCAAGAAAAGCCTCGACGCGATGCTGGAAATGGCCGCCGGCACCATTGGCCAGGGCGATCTGGGCAAGGTTTGA
- a CDS encoding DUF4230 domain-containing protein, protein MANDTLTRDDPAATHSIPEPAQEKPLARVQGVPWLIVIVLLAAVAWLGWRAFFYEEEGDPVGSAMLAFEKQNSLIVFSSRFEVVAESTNTTSLAGFDLMKSRQASIIPATVEYRVNLASVGRDRIAWDEATETLDVTIPQLKISRPNLDEGAARVFTEGTYVSRNAAQSLSQSNSRQAERRAVEFAKNPEVLALARTAAKDAIRQNLAIPMQVAGYGDVKVNVRFDGEEKTR, encoded by the coding sequence ATGGCAAACGATACCCTGACCCGCGACGATCCGGCCGCTACGCATTCGATACCCGAACCGGCGCAGGAAAAGCCGCTCGCCCGTGTGCAGGGCGTGCCGTGGCTGATCGTGATCGTATTGCTTGCGGCTGTCGCATGGCTCGGCTGGCGAGCGTTCTTCTACGAGGAAGAAGGCGATCCGGTCGGCAGCGCAATGCTGGCATTCGAGAAACAGAACTCGCTGATCGTGTTCTCGTCCCGCTTCGAAGTCGTGGCGGAAAGCACCAACACCACCTCGCTTGCCGGGTTCGACTTAATGAAATCGCGGCAGGCCAGCATCATCCCCGCGACCGTCGAATACCGCGTCAACCTCGCCAGTGTCGGACGCGACCGGATCGCCTGGGACGAGGCGACCGAGACGCTGGACGTCACCATTCCGCAGCTGAAAATTTCGCGCCCCAACCTCGACGAGGGCGCGGCGCGGGTGTTCACCGAAGGCACTTATGTCAGCCGCAACGCAGCGCAGAGTTTAAGCCAGTCCAATTCGCGCCAGGCCGAACGCCGCGCGGTGGAATTCGCCAAGAACCCGGAAGTCCTTGCTTTGGCCCGCACGGCGGCGAAGGACGCTATCCGGCAGAATCTCGCCATCCCCATGCAGGTCGCGGGCTATGGTGATGTGAAGGTCAATGTCCGTTTCGACGGTGAGGAGAAGACACGATGA
- a CDS encoding glycerol kinase: MTETILVLDAGTTSTRAMLFALDGTVRKSASRPITQHYPRPGWVEHDAAEIWALTLECLREVAADNAEIAAIGITNQRETVVAWDTGTGKPLARAIVWQDRRTAALCEELKAAGHEAEVQAQTGLLLDPYFSATKMRWMLDNEPAVRSAADTGTLAFGTVESWLVFKLSGGIQGGAHITDASNASRTLLLPLAGAGFDNGLCDLFGVPHGTLPQVTDNHGALATSGAEITGRKIPITGLAGDQQAATIGQACLTPGESKSTYGTGAFVLTNMGSEVPRSDHRLLGTVLMQQDGTRTYALEGSMFVAGSLVQWLRDTLGLIDKSAETEALARSVDDSGGVTIVPALAGLGAPHWRSDARGVIAGLSFASGKAEIARAALESMAHQTYDLAAAFAADGASWEILKIDGGMSANDWMAQDIADVLGVPVERPADVETTALGAAMLAAVGAGLFDDLATAADAMRGKVTRFDPDMTAAVREERLARYHKALGAA, from the coding sequence ATGACCGAAACCATCCTCGTTCTCGACGCCGGAACCACGTCCACTCGCGCCATGCTGTTCGCGCTTGATGGCACAGTCCGCAAATCCGCCAGCCGCCCGATCACACAGCATTATCCCCGGCCCGGCTGGGTCGAACACGATGCGGCGGAGATCTGGGCGCTGACACTGGAATGCTTGCGGGAGGTGGCAGCCGACAATGCCGAAATCGCCGCGATCGGTATCACCAACCAGCGCGAAACCGTGGTGGCGTGGGATACCGGCACCGGCAAACCACTCGCCCGCGCGATTGTGTGGCAGGACCGGCGTACGGCGGCATTGTGCGAAGAGCTGAAAGCGGCGGGCCACGAGGCCGAGGTGCAAGCGCAGACCGGCCTTCTGCTCGATCCCTATTTCTCGGCCACCAAAATGCGTTGGATGCTGGACAACGAACCCGCCGTGCGCAGTGCGGCGGATACCGGGACGCTGGCATTCGGCACGGTGGAAAGCTGGCTTGTTTTCAAGCTTTCAGGAGGTATCCAGGGCGGCGCGCATATTACCGATGCAAGCAATGCCAGCCGTACCCTGCTGCTACCGCTTGCCGGCGCGGGCTTCGATAATGGGCTATGCGACCTATTCGGTGTGCCGCACGGTACCCTCCCGCAAGTGACTGACAATCACGGCGCGCTGGCGACGAGCGGTGCGGAGATTACGGGCAGGAAAATACCCATCACCGGCCTCGCGGGCGACCAGCAAGCCGCCACGATCGGGCAAGCCTGCCTGACGCCGGGCGAAAGCAAGTCGACTTACGGTACCGGCGCGTTCGTGCTGACCAATATGGGCAGCGAGGTTCCACGGTCGGATCACCGCCTGCTCGGCACGGTGCTGATGCAGCAGGACGGCACGCGGACCTATGCCCTGGAAGGGTCGATGTTTGTCGCGGGCAGCCTTGTGCAATGGTTGCGCGATACGCTGGGCCTGATTGACAAGTCGGCGGAAACGGAAGCGCTGGCCCGCTCCGTCGACGATAGCGGCGGGGTGACGATCGTGCCGGCACTGGCAGGGCTGGGCGCGCCGCATTGGCGCAGCGATGCGCGCGGGGTGATCGCGGGATTGAGCTTCGCCAGCGGCAAGGCTGAGATCGCCCGTGCCGCGCTGGAGTCCATGGCGCACCAGACCTACGATCTTGCGGCTGCCTTCGCCGCTGACGGTGCGTCGTGGGAGATCCTTAAAATCGATGGCGGGATGAGCGCGAACGACTGGATGGCGCAGGATATTGCCGATGTGCTGGGTGTGCCCGTCGAACGGCCCGCAGATGTCGAAACGACCGCGCTGGGCGCGGCGATGCTGGCGGCAGTGGGTGCGGGGCTATTTGACGATCTTGCTACAGCCGCCGACGCGATGCGGGGGAAGGTTACTCGCTTCGATCCGGATATGACCGCCGCGGTGCGCGAGGAGCGGCTGGCACGGTATCACAAGGCGCTGGGCGCGGCCTGA